The genome window GACTGGTCATTTTGGGCTGTTGTAGTTGCATTTGCAGCGATGGTTCTATCTCAACTCCCTCCAATACATGTAATGTTAAAACGAGCCAAACTTGATTTAGAACTATATTCTAAGATATCTATTACGCATAAGCTTGGGAATCCGAATCTCCAATTGCATTTGATCCTTAATAATATTGGAGGTCGTCGAGTCAGAATAAAAGACCTAAAGGTGTCTATCTCAAAAGATGGAACGCATTTAGCAAATTTGCCAGCACAAAATTACTTGCAGAATCAAAATGATCAGAATACGGTCCTCTTTACTACTTTTGCTCTGGAGCCTAACGACGAATGGGCGCATATTACAAACTTTCTCAACTTTTTTAACAGAGACGACGAGAAAATTTATCAAAAAATTGAAGGCGACTTACTTACTGACTTTAGATCACACAAAAAAGAAACAAATGATGAAGGGAATAAAGAGGAATTATATGAGCATCCTGATGAGCTCGTGAGTCCTGCATTTGATTTTTTCGAAAAGCACTTCTGTTGGAATGCTGGTGAATATAATATGTCGATTATCGTCACAACTGACACAAAATCAGCTGATATAACTAAAAACTACAGATTCACAATATTCGAGTCTCACACAGAAGCCCTGAGTGCTATAAAGGATTACTTTAAATACGGTGGCGGCTTGTATTGGAACCCAAAAATTCAAACAAGCGTAATCCTTGAAGTATCTGAAGCCTAACAACCAGCTCTAGGCAGGCGCCCAAACGTACGTGCTTTTTGTGGGGTCGCTGTGCTCACTTTACCAAAAAAAGCCCTCCAGTTTAGGCGATGGTGAGCTGGGCATTATATGCTTAGGTCATCCAGGTCTCATAAAACTTCAAGTTGACATCAAATTATCCGTCAATCAAGATACGCGAATGAACACAAATCGTACGCAAAATGTAGCTCGAATTATTATCATCATTCCATAGGAATGGTGGGATTTTTGATGCGTTGAGAATTTATCAAACCCGCCCTAGAGGCGGGTTTTCTGTTTCTGCCTCCGGGGATTAATCTTATTTGGAGGAGCTAGAATGAAAAAAATAGCTGTATTCGGTAAGCCTGCTAATGGAAAGTCAACTTTAAGTAAGAAGCTAGCATTAGCTACAGGTATAAAATTGTATGCCTTGGATTCAATTTTATATAAACCAAATGGAGAACAGGTAGACCGAAAGAGCTACGAAGAACTCCATGAGAGCATTCTTTCTTACGAAGAGTGGATCATTGAGGGCTTTGGCCCAATGGATTCAGTGGAGTCGTTTAATAAGCGGCTAGAAGAAGCTGATACTTTGATTTATGTAGAATTACCGTATTTTGTCACTTATTGGTTAGTGACGAAGCGCTTTCTAAAGGGCCTATTCATAAAGCCAGAGGGCTGGCCCGAAGGAAGCTCGGTTTTAAAGGGAACGCTGGAGAGTTATAAAGTGTTGAAGCTTTGTCCCAAATTTTGGAATGATCGGTTTATGCAAAGGTTAGAGAAACTATCGGCTGATAAATCACTACATGTTATTCGCACAGTTTCTGAGTTAAATAGCTTTGTAGAGAGACATGTGCAATAAACAGCACATAACAGACTGTTAA of Methylophaga marina contains these proteins:
- a CDS encoding adenylate kinase — encoded protein: MKKIAVFGKPANGKSTLSKKLALATGIKLYALDSILYKPNGEQVDRKSYEELHESILSYEEWIIEGFGPMDSVESFNKRLEEADTLIYVELPYFVTYWLVTKRFLKGLFIKPEGWPEGSSVLKGTLESYKVLKLCPKFWNDRFMQRLEKLSADKSLHVIRTVSELNSFVERHVQ